GGCATCGTGGTCATACTACCATCAAATACCCAAACTTTATCCAAGGCAACAATACTAATATCAAAGGCTCCGCCTGAATTTTGAGCATACTGGATCGCTCGCTTTGTTAATTCAAACACTTCCCGATCCACCTTAACGGGCTTAATCCCTGCATTGCGGTTCACCGCTGCTATTTGGGTTTGCGGACGCCATTCTGAAATCAGGTTTTCTATTCGATCAATTTCGGAGATGACTTCATCGATATGCGTGTTTGCAATCGCGCTATCCCGATCTACCAAGCTGATTTCAAAAACAGAGCCCATAAGGGTAACCTGCCGCTTGACCAAGACCTGCGCAATCCCCGAAGTAATGGACACAAAGCAGAGCATTAAAAGCAGGACACATTGTTTATTGTTCTTCATGAGATTGATCCAAAAAGGTATTATAAAGTCGATCTATACAAAAAGTAGTCTTCGTGACGGGATTTACCATTGTCCCACCAATTTACTAATAACAATCCGTTAATATTTGTCCACTTTCTTTGTAGTCCGCAATAGTTTTGCCGACATGCGCCAGGAGAAGTTCATTTAAAGTATGCTCAACATCATGCTGCATACGCAATGCACCACAGAGCAATATATATCCTCCTTTATCCAGCAATTCAACAAAATATAACGCATCCCGACGGATCAGATCCATGACATATTGTGGATTTTCCTCGCGCGAAAAAGCCAGTTCAAGCTGTTGCAGCTGCCCTAATTTCAGCTGTTGATCAGCAAAATCCACATAGTGCGCAGTCATTTCATTTCGATGGCGAAAACCAGCATACAGACGCAAAGGCGTCCTACTTTCATTTTCTGAAATCATGCCAAGAAAGGGTGCTACCCCTGTACCATTCGCAATTAAAGCGACTGCATTTGCTGCTTTCGGGAAATGAAAACTTGGATTAACCATGACACGTGCCTGCAGGGTTTGATTCGGTTCCAATCGATAGAGGAAGCTAGAACCAAATCCATCAGGAAACAATTTCACCACGAGCTGCACCATTCCATCTTTGTAGCCGATCGAATAAAAACGTTCACGTTGATCTTGCGCGGGATAGATTGCCAATAAATCGCCCGATTGCATGTTAATTTTACTTACAGGCTTCAGCACTAAAGTAAAGGTCGTGTTAGTCGCTGAAATAGCAGACTTTGCTACCACCTTAAATTTCGTCAATCCGACGACCTTAGCACTATAAATAGCCGGTGCAGAAGCTAATGCAATAGTGGCCTGCGAAGACCAGTCATGTATCCATGAAATAAGTTCATCAACATCCTTATCATTAACGGTATGTAAGTCTGTTAAACGCGAAGCCCAACCTTGTTTTTCTAATAAACAATCAATTTCGCGCGCATAGGCACAAAAATCGGGATAGGCTTTTGAACCAAAGCCGAGAACCGAAAATTGTACATCTTGTTTTTGTGGATGGCTATTGAGCTTTTGTTCAAATTGAAGTGCATTGGAGGGTGCTGTTCCTAGCCCGTATGTCGAAGTAAACACAAGCAAGTGTTTTGCCTTTGGAAGGCATTGATATTGGTTCATTCCGAGCAGCAACGATTTTTGCCCATCCGCCAAGAGCTGTTTATGGATCTGATTGGCGAAAAACAGCGTACTTCCATTTTCCGTTCCGAAAAGAATAACAATCTCCGCTTCTTCAGGTTTATATTTATTCTTGATCTTTGTACGCGTGCGCTTGAATGTAATGACGAACCCTGTATAAATAAAGAACACGATATTCAACGATGCAAGCCCCAGCACAATCGCCCATATAATATTGGTCTTACCCGTATGGAGGTCTAAAGACAACTCTTCGGCCAATGCAGTAAAGGGGTACTTGACTTCTTTATGCAAGCTTCCATTCAACTGATTAATGGTCAATTCCCGATCGCGAAGCTTCAGTACAAAATATTCGTCAGGATCGCCTTCCATAAACGGAAACTCCAAGGTCTTCAAATCAACAAGTTTTGTATTTTGGAATATTGAAAATTTTGCCACCTCCAATTCGATATCTTCCTTCATCTTATTGGGATATTCAATGGTTTGATTCGGCTTTTTTAAGATTTCAATACGTACCAGGAATAAATAAGTACCAGTTAGGGCCAATATCAAAATTGGTATCAAAAATAAACGTCCTGAAACAACGTGGAAATACTGGGCAAAAAAGTCCCGATTGATTTTGGCAAAGAAGTGCCGAACGCCCTGTTGACGCTTAACAATCAGAACAATTCCTGAAATAGTAATAAGAAACAACAGAAATGAAACCACACCAATAATCACCCGGCCGGTTACTTTCAGAAAGAGCGAGCGGTGTAAAGCTGTAACCCATTGAATAAATTGGGACTTATTCAATTGGGGACCAAGCAGACGCCCGGTATTTGGATCAATATAACCCTTCACGGTATTGCCATCAGCGTCTATGGCATCAATACTCACAAATTGATTGTGATCTACCGAAATCGCTATGATTTCGGGATAAACCTTGCGCAAGGCTGTTACGGACTGCGCAAGGTTTAAGGTTTCAATATGTTCAACCCGATAAGGTGGAATTTTTTCGTTGACAGCGTCAACGGCCAATATTACGCCAGTTATCGATAATAAAAGTAAAAAGACAGAAGAAACAATAGCTAAGGCTAAATGTGCATACCTCCAAATAGATACCAGCATTTTTAACCCTCTTTTATTGTATTTTATTTAACTTGACAAGTTTGATGTATCCCTTGCCATTCGCTTTTTCGGTAATGGCTTCTTTTGTTAAAGGGATTTCAACATCGGCAGTATGATATTTTTGTTCCTCTACAGCAGATTCAAAACGGAGTTTATACCCTTTGTTGAACTTCGATTCGTCAATATCCAATGTACGCATGGCACGGTCACCGCCACCAACTGACGCACCCGTCACCGCATTTAGCTTCTCTTTGGTCTTATTTTGGAACTTGTACCATTCCTTGATGGTATTATACCATTGTTTATCAGATCCCAATACGGCGAGTGTTTTTTCGTAAGCTCCACTAGGATTAATCAGTGAAATCACGACGTAGGCTTTCTCACCTTCGTAGGCATTCATTTGGATCATGCACTTATATTTAGCTGCCTGTGCGAAAGAGCTTAGGGCTGCCATTGAAAATAAAAGAGTGGCTATCGTTGTTTTAAATATGTTATTCATCTTCAATTGTATCTAATTTTAAGGTATCCTTAGTCCGTTCAGCGTTACCAATATTTCTATTATTTATCGGGATATTTCATCGATATGATTAGAAATACCACTGGAATACGATGTTGTCTTATTTCAAAAAGTCAAGCTGCACATTGGACTTAGCTAAGAAATCGTTCTCTTTCGCCAGGTCATAAGCTGTTTCATCGAATTCTGTTTTCAATTCCTTTTTTGCACCAAGCGAAACCAATGTTTTTAATATGGAATCGTCTTTAGCTAGGAGAGCTGCCTTATGTAGTGCCGTCGTTCCTTCTTTATCTTGTGCGTTAATGTCTACTCCAAGTTCGCTAGCTTTCTGGATAAGCTTCACATTCTCTTTGGCTACTGCCAAATGATACAATGTACTACCATTTTTTTGCGGAGCAATAACGTCCAATCCGTTCGTCTTAAGGATCGCTAATTTTTCTTTAAACTCATCCCCTTGTGACACATTTCCCTGACCACCTGGTCTGCCCCCCTGTGGCAATTCTTTGTAAGAATTAAACCAATAGAACGCTAAGTTATTGCCCTCCTTATCCAATACCTTGGTATCGGCTCCATTTTTAATCAATGCCGCAGCTACTTCAGGAGTCCCATTTGCTATTGCTTTAGTCAATGCAGATTCCCCTTTTTCATTTACAGCATTCACATTTTTTGCTTTAGTAAGCAGCAACTCGACCAATTTAGCATCTTTTCCGCTGGCTGCAACCATAAGTGCCGTATTGCCCTCGTTGTCAGCTTTGGCGACGTCTACCCCACTATCCAAAAAATAATTGATCACATCCATATCTGGCCTACGAACCAAAGCATGCAGTACCGTAGCACCTTCCTTATTTACGGCCTTAGGATCCAATTTGAACTTTTCAACCAAATAGGTATAAACCGCCAAACCGTTAGAAGCTTGTCTAGAACCTTGAGTCGCAAAAAACAACGCATTGTTGGTTGGCTTTACACCACGGGCGATGAATTTCTCCATAAGCGCGGTATTTCCAAGTTTAGCAGCATAATCCGTTACCGTACGGCCCGACTCATCTTTATCTTGAATAGATAATCCTTTTTTTATGAAATAATCCGTCAATGCCAGGTCCTTGTCTGCAGACGCTGCAAGCATCATCAATGTTGCACCACCTTCATATTTCTGTTTGGGATTCACGCCTGCTTTAAACAAGGCATCATACACAGCAGTATTTGTATTTCCTGTTGAAGCTGCATAAGCGACAATTGGGTAACCATGGCTATCTTGGTAATTGACATCAGATCCCTTCGCTATTAAAAAATCGACCAGTTCAGCATTTCCACTTGACGCTGCCCAGTGTAAATAACTACGGCTGTGATGTGTCTTCTTGGTTACACTATTCCCTTCTTGTTCGATCATGAATTTGACGACATCAGTCGGAGCACCATTTAATATAGCCATAGTGACCGGATCAAAGGATGCCGCATTCGGCTGAGAAGGGCTATTTCCTTTGCTGATTTCTGCTTTAACAACGGTCAATGTAGGTTTGCCCTTCCAGAACTCGCCGTTCATTAACGAGTTTGTCTGCGCCTGTGCATAAGATGCAGCGAATAATAAAGCTGCCAAAAGTGTCTTTTTCATTCTTTTATTTGTCTTTTGAAGGTGATGGAGCAACATAACCTATTCATTCCCTACTCAATTATTCTGCAAATTGAGCTTTAATTATACGATAACATGGGTCGGAATATATCGTGTTGGTTTCATCAGAATATGTGTAAACGCGTATATTTTTAGAACATGGATGCGTTCCGAATTCGATGTTTGCAACAATTTCTGCATACAGACAAGCCCATGTTTAAAATAGACCAACTACTTTATTTAAATTAATTCTAAATTAATGCAAATCTAAAAAATATTCCCAAACCACAAAAATTAATCGTGCTAATTTTTATTGATCAATTGCCCTGAAAGGCTTTCGGCTTCATCCGAACAACATCTGAAAGAAGATTGTTAAACTTGCAAATGCACTAAAATTATCTTACTTTACTTAAAATAAAGTGGTATAATGAGCAAGGTAGTTTCCAATTTTTATACAATCAGCGCAACGACTGAACCTGAACATAAAATTTTCTATCGTCTGTATGTACCCGACGACAATCAAATAGTGGCAACATTACTCTTGGTTCATGGCATGCAGGAACATAGTGGTCGGTACGAAGAATTGGCCAGTTATCTGACTACACAGAATTTTGCGGTTTTAAGCTACGATCAATTGGGCCATGGAAAAACGGCGCTACAGGTCGATCAATTGGGTTATTTTAAAAAGCATGGGGCTAAAGAACAACTTATTGATGACGCCATTACAATGAGTAACTTCTTACGTGAAACCTATCCGCAACTGCCTCAATTTATTTTAGGGCATTCCATGGGATCCTTTGTCACACGTTGTGTTTTGCAAAAAATTGGTCGGCAATTTAAGGGGGCCATTATCGTGGGGACAGGCCAACGTCAAAAAGGATCCATGGCCTTTCGCCTTTTACTCACTCTTCTCAATAGTATTGCCCCTAAAGGAAGAAGTAAATTGATCAATCGCATTTTTGACAAACGTAATAATGCTCGATTTAAGAACGAGCCTAACCAAAATAACAGCAATTGGTTAAGCGTAAGCAAGACAAACCGTATTTCATTTTTGGAAGATCCACTTTGTGGGGGATTGTTTACCAACAATGGGTTTCATACCGTATTAGACCTTTCTTTGCAAGCGACAGCTATCGAGGCTACCAAGAATATCCCAAAAAATCTACCAATTGTATTTATCAGCGGACAAGATGATACAATTGGAGATTTTGGCATAGGCGTCGAAAAGAGTGTAGCACAGTTAAGTGCACAGGGGCAGGCCGATATAACCCTTAAATTATATGCAGGCATGCGGCATGAAATTCTTAATGAAGACTGCAAAATGGAGGTATTCCAGTTCATCAGTAGCTGGCTTCATCGTCATTTACTTTAGCTTTCGACCGTAATATTTCCGAATAGGCTCATCTAAACAGTAAAGACTAATAAAGATAAAAAAATCAACAACAGCATTCCAATAACAATAATCACAGCCATTTGCCTATTTGATGGGTGATTGAGTTCTACATAGCTCATACAAATCCAGCTAAATGGATAACTCCTTTCCCCAACATGAATAATAAATGAAAATATGGCGTCAAGAAGTTCAAAATGTTTCTTCGTTCGATGTATCATATTTTTTATCGACAGCGAAAATCAAGACCAACAAAAATTGGAGGTCCACTGCTAGCTATTTAAAATTAAACGTTGGTGCTGGTTGTGGCACAACACTGCTGGTTGTCCCTTCAATTTTTGGCCAGTCCTTATCCCAGACGATCTGATCCAACAATAGCATCCGGCGATTTCCCCCCGTAGCGACACGAGGCTGCTTTGGATCAATACCATGATAGAGTATCCAATCTTTTCCTTTGTCGTCTGTAATAATGCGCGAAGTGTGACCTGTCCCCACAAATTGATCATTTCCTTTTAACAACAGCGTTCCACTCCCCCGCTGTGTAAGGTTGCGGCCTTCTTGATCCACATAGGGTCCTTTCAGATCACGAGAGCGCCCCACAAGAACATGGTAGCTGCTTTTTTCTCCTTCACAACAGGAGCCTTTGGATCCGATAAAGTAATAGTACCCTTTTCGTTTATGAATCACAACGGCTTCAAAATCTCCTGCAGCGACTTTAAATTTCCCATTTAAATCAGGTATACCGGTACCATTTTTATCGAGTTCAACACCATAAGTGCCTTGCGTATTCGCATCGCTAAAACTGCCCCAGAATAGATAGTTCTGCCCATTTTCAGTAAAAAAATAAGGATCTATTGAATTAGGCACATCGATCTCCTTGCTATCAAAAAGTTTACCTTGATCGATAAAGGGGCCTTCCGGTCTAGCTGCTAGGGCTACACCGATGCCGGGATTGGGATCACCCCATGTGGAATAGGCATAATATAAGAGATACTTACCATTTAACTGCACTACATCGGGGGCCCAGATTCCGCCTTCTGCTTTCCAACCTGGTTTTGAGCTGAAGGCCGTACCAATCCAAGTCCAATGAGCAAGATCAGCCGATTGTAGAATAGACACCAAACGTTGCCCCTTTCCGTCGCCCCAATTGTCGGCTGTCCCGTATGCATAGAACATTTTGCGCTGTGGGTCTCTAACGACTGTAGGATCAGCAAGTATGGGCTCAAAAACCGGATTGCTATAGGTTTTATGCTGAGCCGTAGCATTTGTTATTTGTCCCGACGGCTTCACTGAACCTGTAGCGCTTCCACAGGAGCTCAACAGGTTCAGTACGGCAACTCCGCCAATCCAATATCTGAACAACATTGCATTCAACATCTTATTATTCTATTTATATTATTTTCTATATCATAGGGAAAGCTATTTTGCTTTTCCCAATTTCTCTTCCAACATTTTGATAAAATAGCCCCCGACAACGGATCTTGATTTAAATCCAGCTCTCTTAGGACGGTCTGTATAGGTCCAATCCGACATGGGAACGCGATCGGTTGTTTCGTTCATAAAACGGTAGACTGGCTTCAAAAATGCCTCAAAGGTGGGCTTATCATCTGCCATGGTCGCCGTCCAAATAATCCAATCGGTTTTGGTGTAAGGCTGACGATTGTCCAGGGGAAGTCCGTATTTATTTTGTTTGCTGAGATAGTATTTAATTTCAGTTTCACGGATAGAAGGGTCAAAAATATCCATCTTAAGCAATTTATCCCAGACCATATTATACTTTTGACTCCAGGTTCCACTTTTATCAAAAGTTAACTTGTAGTGATCCCCATCTTCGGCCATCTTTTTCCATTTCATCGCCATTGCTTTTGCTTCGGTCAAATACTTTTTCGCCGTAGCCTCTTCACCAAGCATTTGGGCCAGATAACCGTAAGATGCAATACCCAAAATAGCTTTAATGGATAAATTGGCATTATGCGCAAAATGGCCTGCAAAATCATCTGTACACAACTGATTTTCGGGGTCAAGACCTTTATCGACTAGATAATCTACCCAGGTAGACAACACTTTCCAATGTTTTTTGGCATAAGCGGCATTGCCTTCCACCTTGGCCAAAGCATAAGTTAATAGCAGCATATTGCCTGATTCTTCCACGGGCATATCCCCACCGTAAGTTTGGCCATTCGCTAAAGGATAGGTCCCAACATCATGCGCAGCAAAAGGTTTTGTCCACTTATTGCTTTCACTATAATAAAAAATGGCGTTCATTAGTGCTTTTGCCAGTTCTGGATTATAGTAAAGGAAAATCGGAGCCGAAGGATAGGTTACATCAACAGTTCCTATTGACCCATTGCTATCATTTTCCTTGGACAGTAAAAGCAGATCGCTATTGGGTGCTTTTACAAGTTTATGAGCGGCGATTGCCTGTCTATAGGCCAAGGCACATAATGCAGCATAGTCTTCACCTCCGTTGCGCAAAGCCGTACCCCATAATTCGGCATCAAATTTATCAGCAGCCTTTTTGAGAACAGTATACTCTTTGTCGGCCAGTTCAAATTGTTTCTCAATGGAACTATTTCCATTGGTATTCCAATAAGGCCGTAAATTTTGTCCAAAATATTGGATCGAGTACAGGTCATCATAGCCCAACAAGATCTTATCCTGGTAGCTTGATGAGACATCAAAAGTTTGCATCAGTGCCAATTGTTGCCCTCCATTTGGAGAAGAGCTATTTTCACTCTTCAGAAAATTAGAGCGTAATTGATGGCTACTTCCGACCGCGGACTTTGTCTTTGATTTTGCACCTGCCATATAGAAATACCCCCAATCTATCCGTAGGTCGTCACCTTTCCTTCCTAGAACCTGCTGGCTTTTGCTTCCTGTCTTTACAAATTGGAGATTTCCGGAAATAAAGGAACTGCTTGCAGCATCTTGAAGTGGAGAATTCAGTGCCCAATTTGGTGCTGCCTCCAAATAGAGTTGTACCTGGTGCTTCTTGCCATCCTTCGCATGAACGGTATAGGAAAGATAATTTACGGGTCTAGCCATTAAGTCCAATTTATCCAAAAACATCGGCGCAGTAAATGTAATATTTAAGTCCACGGGCCCGCAGTTAAACGAATAATGTGTTTGTGTTGCCTGCACATTGGAAGTGATCTGATTCGCTTCATTGTCGAATTGAATACTACCTTCTTTTTCTGTAAAGAGTCCAAAATCAAAATATCCATTCGCTACCCTATTATAGCAATAACCCGCGAGTATATTTTTTCCTTTCTTCAATGTTTTTACGACATGTTCGGGCAGCTTGACCCGACTATTTTTACCTGTCGAATTGCCTGTATTAGCAACCTCAATACCGTTGACGTACAAAATAGCGTCATCGTCATGTGTAAATTCGATATATACAGATTTGCCCGTAAGATCCTCAGTCAGTTCAACTTCCCTTCTAACCCAAATTTTAGGTTCCTGCCAATCAGTCTCCACATTGGGTTCTTTGTCCTTGGTGCCGAATGGCGCTGCTCCCATTTTCCATTGCCGTGCATCAAATGAAGGTTTCATCCAGTCTGAGGCAGGTTCATTGACAACGTAACTTCCCGTCCAAGCCGCATGTTCGCCCATCCGTGCCAAAGGCAAGAGTTCAGCCTCTTCTTTGCCCAGGAAGCGATAGGGTTTTCCATCCACTTTAAGGACGCCCAATAAGGGAAAGGATTTTCCGGTCCAATGGCGTACAACATCCGCATTCAATTCGTTGCTATAGGACCAGGCACTTGTATTCGGGTCAATTGTTACTAAAGGATAGGCAGGCGCGCGAAGATCATTCTTAAGGACTTGTTTTTGTGCAAACGACGATACCGATTGACATACAATAGCCGTTGCAATTAGTAATTTTAATTTCATTGATTTCGTATAAAATAGGTTTAGGTTGACCGGTATATTTTCAGCGATAAATTTAGGCCGCAACCCGTGTTGCGGCCATATCGCTATCAATTATTTGGTAGGTGCATTATAAAGCGCCTGATGTGCAGCCTTCAATTCTGCTTCAGGCATTTTTACAACTTTACGATCATAAGTCATCAAACCATTTGTTTCTACTTCCACATCTGTTGTCTGTGTATAAACAGCGGCCGACAATCCCATCGGAATTAGACGTGTCAAATCATGGATAAGACGTTTGTAACGCTCCAATAATTCCGTTTTATTCTTGAAACTTTGGTATCCCCAGTTGTCTTTCTGTTGCCAAGAATGTCCGTCTATCGGTAAACCCAAACCACCGAATTCACCCAATGCAAGCACTTGTTTAGCACCAAACAAATTTGGATCAGGCATGGCTGCATCCGGATAATTATGGATATCCAAGATATGTCCAGTTTCCATAAAGTTACCACCACTGGCGCTATTTACCAGTCTTGACGAGTCATTAGCCATGGTCCATTCCGTAATTTCCTTCGTTTTGAATTGCCCCCAAGCCTCATTGAAGGGCACCCAGATGACAATACTTGGATAGTTGTGCAACACCTCCATAATGGTTTTCCACTCTTTCCGGTAGTAATTCTCAGATTCCTGTGAACGTACTTTATCCCGATTGCCACCTGAAATCTTTCCCGGTTGCATATCCCAATGATTTCCACCAAGATCGCCGCTAGGCATATCTTGCCAGACAAGCATACCTATACTATCACAGTACCGATACCAACGCGCCGGTTCTACCTTGATATGCTTACGGATCATATTGAATCCCATTTCCTTTGTTTTGACGACATCAAACTTCAGCGCTTCATCCGTTGGCGCGGTATGTAGACCATCCGGCCACCAGCCTTGATCCAAAGGACCATATTGGAACGTAAACTTATTGTTTAACATTAAACGTTGAACGCCGTTTTCATCTTTCTGCATGGCTATCTTCCGCATGGCGAAGTAGCTTTTCGCCTGGTCTACGATTTTTCCTTTTCGAATCAGCTGAATTTCCAGATCATAGAGTTTAGGGTTACTCGGCGACCAGGGCTCCAGATTGGGTACCGAAAGATCAAAGGATGTATTGGGTTGTCCTATTTGTTCTTTAATAAGCTTTCCGCCATCCAATGCACGCACCTTTATTTCGTCGCCGGCTTGGCTTCCCTCTACGGAAGCTTGAAAGGCCAAGACAGCATCGTCCAATCGCGGCGTCTGTTTGGTACTTACAATATAAGCTTGTGGAACACTTTCTAACCAAACGGTCTGCCAAATTCCCGTCACTGGTGTATACCATATTCCATTCGGCTTGTTCACCTGTTTACCCCGTGGTTGTGGACCATCATCAGTCGGATCCCATACCCGAATGGCTATTTCCTGTTTCGCTCCTTTCTTTAGGAAGCTTGTCACATCCATCGAAAATGGATCAAAACCACCTTCATGTCTTCCGACCAATTGATTATTTACATACACATCACATTGCCAATCTACGGCACCGAAATGCAACAGGACCTTATTTTTATGGACAGACTTGTCCAATGTTATGGTATTATTATACCATAAGGCTTTATCTTTTCCAACCTCTTTACCAACACCGGACAATGCCGATTCAATAGCAAAAGGAACAAGGATGTTGCCGTCCCATTGCCGAGGAATCTCTTTAGTACCTACCGGAGTGACAGCATATTTCCATAGTCCATTTAAATTCTGCCAGTTATTGGTTCTGATTAATTGTGGCCTAGGGTATTCAGGATGTGGCTTTTGGGCCGTTACTTTCTCGCCCCAGGGGGTTAATATATGTGATCCGGCGGGTTTCCAATCCTGAGCAAAGTTCAATTGTGCTGCCATCATCAAACTGGCAAAAAATAAGGTTTTCTTCATCATAAAAAATCGTTAAGTCATTTATTTATATCGTATTTATATTATTTCACCGTGGGAAAAGCAGCAATGCGCAAACGTGCTGCTCCCATTGGAATTAGTTCAACTTCCTGTACCTCGCTTTTGCTTTCCACGGGGCTCAGAGGCAATACCCCCGTTAACCCGTTTTCATCAATTTTCCACCCATCGATACGTTTCGCTTTCACAAGAATCGAAATAGGTACTGCTTCTGCGTCGAAAGGAAATGCATCTTTAGGCCATGGTCGTTTGACCACTTTTAGGTGGTTAACAGCTTGCAATTGATTTTGTACAAGTCCGTAATTCCAATCACTTGCAGGAAGGATTTCATAGGATGGCCACTTGGATGGATCTGCAGTCTCCTGCCATTTGGAATCTCCTATTGCCGAAGCCTTACTATCTTTTTTCACATAATTCTCCTTGATTTTAAGGGCATAAGTCAATGGTCCACGCTGGATACTCACTGAATTTTTATTGGCTGTCCATGTTTTCAGATCTATGGTCATTGGTAAGGAAAGTTCGACCTTGTCGCCGTCTTTCCACTGCCGTTGA
The Sphingobacterium multivorum genome window above contains:
- a CDS encoding family 43 glycosylhydrolase, yielding MLNAMLFRYWIGGVAVLNLLSSCGSATGSVKPSGQITNATAQHKTYSNPVFEPILADPTVVRDPQRKMFYAYGTADNWGDGKGQRLVSILQSADLAHWTWIGTAFSSKPGWKAEGGIWAPDVVQLNGKYLLYYAYSTWGDPNPGIGVALAARPEGPFIDQGKLFDSKEIDVPNSIDPYFFTENGQNYLFWGSFSDANTQGTYGVELDKNGTGIPDLNGKFKVAAGDFEAVVIHKRKGYYYFIGSKGSCCEGEKSSYHVLVGRSRDLKGPYVDQEGRNLTQRGSGTLLLKGNDQFVGTGHTSRIITDDKGKDWILYHGIDPKQPRVATGGNRRMLLLDQIVWDKDWPKIEGTTSSVVPQPAPTFNFK
- a CDS encoding alpha/beta fold hydrolase gives rise to the protein MSKVVSNFYTISATTEPEHKIFYRLYVPDDNQIVATLLLVHGMQEHSGRYEELASYLTTQNFAVLSYDQLGHGKTALQVDQLGYFKKHGAKEQLIDDAITMSNFLRETYPQLPQFILGHSMGSFVTRCVLQKIGRQFKGAIIVGTGQRQKGSMAFRLLLTLLNSIAPKGRSKLINRIFDKRNNARFKNEPNQNNSNWLSVSKTNRISFLEDPLCGGLFTNNGFHTVLDLSLQATAIEATKNIPKNLPIVFISGQDDTIGDFGIGVEKSVAQLSAQGQADITLKLYAGMRHEILNEDCKMEVFQFISSWLHRHLL
- a CDS encoding glutaminase family protein → MKLKLLIATAIVCQSVSSFAQKQVLKNDLRAPAYPLVTIDPNTSAWSYSNELNADVVRHWTGKSFPLLGVLKVDGKPYRFLGKEEAELLPLARMGEHAAWTGSYVVNEPASDWMKPSFDARQWKMGAAPFGTKDKEPNVETDWQEPKIWVRREVELTEDLTGKSVYIEFTHDDDAILYVNGIEVANTGNSTGKNSRVKLPEHVVKTLKKGKNILAGYCYNRVANGYFDFGLFTEKEGSIQFDNEANQITSNVQATQTHYSFNCGPVDLNITFTAPMFLDKLDLMARPVNYLSYTVHAKDGKKHQVQLYLEAAPNWALNSPLQDAASSSFISGNLQFVKTGSKSQQVLGRKGDDLRIDWGYFYMAGAKSKTKSAVGSSHQLRSNFLKSENSSSPNGGQQLALMQTFDVSSSYQDKILLGYDDLYSIQYFGQNLRPYWNTNGNSSIEKQFELADKEYTVLKKAADKFDAELWGTALRNGGEDYAALCALAYRQAIAAHKLVKAPNSDLLLLSKENDSNGSIGTVDVTYPSAPIFLYYNPELAKALMNAIFYYSESNKWTKPFAAHDVGTYPLANGQTYGGDMPVEESGNMLLLTYALAKVEGNAAYAKKHWKVLSTWVDYLVDKGLDPENQLCTDDFAGHFAHNANLSIKAILGIASYGYLAQMLGEEATAKKYLTEAKAMAMKWKKMAEDGDHYKLTFDKSGTWSQKYNMVWDKLLKMDIFDPSIRETEIKYYLSKQNKYGLPLDNRQPYTKTDWIIWTATMADDKPTFEAFLKPVYRFMNETTDRVPMSDWTYTDRPKRAGFKSRSVVGGYFIKMLEEKLGKAK
- a CDS encoding ankyrin repeat domain-containing protein, whose translation is MKKTLLAALLFAASYAQAQTNSLMNGEFWKGKPTLTVVKAEISKGNSPSQPNAASFDPVTMAILNGAPTDVVKFMIEQEGNSVTKKTHHSRSYLHWAASSGNAELVDFLIAKGSDVNYQDSHGYPIVAYAASTGNTNTAVYDALFKAGVNPKQKYEGGATLMMLAASADKDLALTDYFIKKGLSIQDKDESGRTVTDYAAKLGNTALMEKFIARGVKPTNNALFFATQGSRQASNGLAVYTYLVEKFKLDPKAVNKEGATVLHALVRRPDMDVINYFLDSGVDVAKADNEGNTALMVAASGKDAKLVELLLTKAKNVNAVNEKGESALTKAIANGTPEVAAALIKNGADTKVLDKEGNNLAFYWFNSYKELPQGGRPGGQGNVSQGDEFKEKLAILKTNGLDVIAPQKNGSTLYHLAVAKENVKLIQKASELGVDINAQDKEGTTALHKAALLAKDDSILKTLVSLGAKKELKTEFDETAYDLAKENDFLAKSNVQLDFLK
- a CDS encoding PepSY domain-containing protein; translation: MLVSIWRYAHLALAIVSSVFLLLLSITGVILAVDAVNEKIPPYRVEHIETLNLAQSVTALRKVYPEIIAISVDHNQFVSIDAIDADGNTVKGYIDPNTGRLLGPQLNKSQFIQWVTALHRSLFLKVTGRVIIGVVSFLLFLITISGIVLIVKRQQGVRHFFAKINRDFFAQYFHVVSGRLFLIPILILALTGTYLFLVRIEILKKPNQTIEYPNKMKEDIELEVAKFSIFQNTKLVDLKTLEFPFMEGDPDEYFVLKLRDRELTINQLNGSLHKEVKYPFTALAEELSLDLHTGKTNIIWAIVLGLASLNIVFFIYTGFVITFKRTRTKIKNKYKPEEAEIVILFGTENGSTLFFANQIHKQLLADGQKSLLLGMNQYQCLPKAKHLLVFTSTYGLGTAPSNALQFEQKLNSHPQKQDVQFSVLGFGSKAYPDFCAYAREIDCLLEKQGWASRLTDLHTVNDKDVDELISWIHDWSSQATIALASAPAIYSAKVVGLTKFKVVAKSAISATNTTFTLVLKPVSKINMQSGDLLAIYPAQDQRERFYSIGYKDGMVQLVVKLFPDGFGSSFLYRLEPNQTLQARVMVNPSFHFPKAANAVALIANGTGVAPFLGMISENESRTPLRLYAGFRHRNEMTAHYVDFADQQLKLGQLQQLELAFSREENPQYVMDLIRRDALYFVELLDKGGYILLCGALRMQHDVEHTLNELLLAHVGKTIADYKESGQILTDCY
- a CDS encoding DUF2271 domain-containing protein, whose product is MNNIFKTTIATLLFSMAALSSFAQAAKYKCMIQMNAYEGEKAYVVISLINPSGAYEKTLAVLGSDKQWYNTIKEWYKFQNKTKEKLNAVTGASVGGGDRAMRTLDIDESKFNKGYKLRFESAVEEQKYHTADVEIPLTKEAITEKANGKGYIKLVKLNKIQ